One part of the Streptomyces lydicus genome encodes these proteins:
- a CDS encoding thioredoxin domain-containing protein, translated as MSTRNSQASKTAARERIRAERERQKKKDRMRRQLVVAVSVVGVLAVAGGIGFAVMKANEPTGWEAAKEAPQVAPAHTQGKDHTEILIGDPKATQTLEVFEDVRCPACAAFEQSSGPALLKDIKDGRYKVRYTMYSFIDGMQGGEGSKNALSALGAALNVSPEAFLKFKTALYSTKYHPDEREDLYAKDSELLKVAADVPELKNNKAFETAVKKGTYDRWTMDMTALFGRKGVKGTPTFMHGDKKLVMDQIPQRQMTQAQYNQLALANFKKMIDKEFGPAKGTGAGKGSGGGKGIREGEKDPTGGH; from the coding sequence ATGAGCACCCGTAACAGCCAGGCGAGCAAGACCGCGGCCCGCGAACGCATCCGGGCCGAGCGCGAGCGCCAGAAGAAGAAGGACCGGATGCGCCGCCAGCTCGTCGTGGCGGTCTCGGTCGTCGGCGTGCTGGCCGTGGCCGGCGGCATCGGCTTCGCCGTGATGAAGGCCAACGAGCCGACCGGCTGGGAGGCCGCCAAGGAGGCCCCGCAGGTCGCACCGGCGCACACCCAGGGCAAGGACCACACCGAGATCCTGATAGGTGACCCGAAGGCCACCCAGACGCTGGAGGTCTTCGAGGACGTCCGCTGCCCGGCGTGTGCCGCGTTCGAGCAGAGCAGCGGCCCGGCGCTGCTGAAGGACATCAAGGACGGCCGCTACAAGGTCCGTTACACGATGTACTCGTTCATCGACGGCATGCAGGGCGGCGAGGGCTCGAAGAACGCGCTGAGCGCGCTCGGTGCCGCGCTGAACGTCAGCCCGGAGGCGTTCTTGAAGTTCAAGACCGCGCTGTACTCCACCAAGTACCACCCCGATGAGCGCGAGGACCTCTACGCCAAGGACTCCGAGCTGCTCAAGGTCGCCGCGGACGTGCCGGAGCTGAAGAACAACAAGGCGTTCGAGACGGCGGTCAAGAAGGGCACCTACGACCGCTGGACGATGGACATGACCGCGCTCTTCGGCCGCAAGGGCGTCAAGGGCACGCCGACGTTCATGCACGGCGACAAGAAGCTGGTGATGGACCAGATCCCGCAGCGTCAGATGACGCAGGCGCAGTACAACCAGCTCGCGCTGGCCAACTTCAAGAAGATGATCGACAAGGAGTTCGGCCCGGCGAAGGGCACGGGGGCCGGCAAGGGCTCCGGCGGCGGGAAGGGCATCCGCGAGGGCGAGAAGGACCCGACGGGCGGTCACTGA
- a CDS encoding thioredoxin domain-containing protein produces MSNRNNQANKQAARERLRAERARQAKKEKVRRQLIVGGAIVAVLAIAGGIGVAVTNSGGGDSGGTAADSAGGSQVWAKAAKAKLVKPANTSGANGTTVVIGKPDAKNTLSLFEDPRCPGCANFEQNVGATVEKDIKDGRYKATYHLGTFLDTNLKGTGSKNALSAMGAALNVSPDAFLKYKYALYSKTYHPDETGPDKFADDSYLIKVADTVPALKGNAAFQKDVKGGTFDRWALEMSTEFNGHKEVASTPTLKVNDTVIGTDSAQGKVAPSTVPTFNSMVDKELKK; encoded by the coding sequence ATGAGCAACCGCAACAACCAGGCCAACAAGCAGGCAGCCCGCGAGCGGCTGCGCGCGGAGCGTGCACGGCAGGCGAAGAAGGAGAAGGTCCGCCGGCAGCTGATCGTCGGCGGTGCGATCGTCGCCGTCCTGGCCATAGCCGGTGGTATCGGGGTAGCGGTCACGAACTCGGGCGGCGGCGACTCGGGCGGCACCGCCGCCGACAGCGCGGGCGGCAGCCAGGTCTGGGCGAAGGCCGCCAAGGCCAAGCTCGTCAAGCCGGCCAACACCTCCGGCGCCAACGGCACCACCGTCGTGATCGGCAAGCCGGACGCCAAGAACACCCTCAGCCTCTTCGAGGACCCGCGCTGCCCCGGCTGCGCCAACTTCGAGCAGAACGTCGGCGCGACCGTCGAGAAGGACATCAAGGACGGCCGGTACAAGGCCACCTACCACCTGGGCACGTTCCTCGACACCAACCTCAAGGGCACCGGCTCCAAGAACGCGCTGTCCGCGATGGGCGCCGCGCTCAACGTCAGCCCGGACGCCTTCCTGAAGTACAAGTACGCGCTGTACTCCAAGACGTACCACCCGGACGAGACCGGTCCGGACAAGTTCGCCGACGACAGCTACCTGATCAAGGTCGCCGACACCGTGCCGGCGCTCAAGGGCAACGCGGCCTTCCAGAAGGACGTCAAGGGCGGCACGTTCGACCGGTGGGCGCTGGAGATGTCCACCGAGTTCAACGGGCACAAGGAAGTCGCCAGCACCCCGACGCTGAAGGTCAACGACACCGTGATCGGCACGGACAGCGCCCAGGGCAAGGTGGCCCCGTCGACCGTGCCCACGTTCAACTCCATGGTCGACAAGGAGCTGAAGAAGTGA
- a CDS encoding DUF2252 domain-containing protein: MPSQHAPAQDAAQRGEEILAVFDTAFGELLAADPAAFRVKFRKMAASAFAFYRGTACLFYRDQETAGDKDSGPYLDERTGRVWIHGDLHAENFGTYMDATGRLIFNVNDFDEAYVGPFTWDLKRFAASVALIGYAKALSDKQITDLVRTYAAAYRERIHALASMTRASDGDELPPFTLDTAEGPLLGALRDARSLTRFALLDSMTEIRDFERRFADGGGSVELDAATRYKVLAAFDGYLETLPESSLTRPDSYRVKDVVGRRGIGIGSAGLPSYNILLEGNSDALENDVVIYMKQAQTPAVSRHITDPAVRGYFQHEGHRTVISQRALQDHADPWLGWTELDGAGQLVAEISPYAVDLDWSDIDDPEEISAVVADLGRATATMHAAADDESGHSLVPFSTERAIDAAIAADEEGFAPLLVDFAHSYGARARADHQIFVDLFRNGRIPGL; encoded by the coding sequence ATGCCGTCCCAGCACGCCCCGGCGCAGGACGCCGCGCAGCGCGGCGAGGAGATCCTCGCCGTCTTCGACACCGCCTTCGGAGAGCTGCTCGCCGCCGACCCCGCGGCCTTCCGTGTCAAGTTCCGGAAGATGGCCGCCTCCGCCTTCGCCTTCTACCGGGGCACGGCCTGCCTCTTCTACCGCGACCAGGAGACCGCCGGCGACAAGGACAGCGGCCCGTACCTGGACGAGCGGACCGGCCGGGTGTGGATCCACGGCGATCTGCACGCCGAGAACTTCGGTACGTACATGGACGCCACGGGCCGGCTGATCTTCAACGTCAACGACTTCGACGAGGCGTACGTCGGCCCCTTCACCTGGGACCTGAAGCGGTTCGCCGCCTCCGTCGCGCTGATCGGCTACGCCAAGGCGCTCAGCGACAAGCAGATCACCGACCTGGTGCGGACCTACGCCGCCGCCTACCGGGAGCGGATCCACGCCCTGGCGTCCATGACCCGGGCCTCCGACGGGGACGAGCTGCCGCCCTTCACCCTGGACACCGCCGAGGGCCCGCTGCTGGGCGCGCTGCGCGACGCCCGTTCGCTGACCCGGTTCGCGCTGCTGGACTCGATGACCGAGATCCGTGACTTCGAGCGGCGCTTCGCGGACGGCGGCGGCAGCGTCGAGCTGGACGCGGCGACCCGCTACAAGGTGCTCGCCGCCTTCGACGGCTATCTGGAGACGCTGCCGGAGTCGAGCCTGACCCGCCCGGACTCCTACCGGGTCAAGGACGTGGTGGGCCGGCGCGGCATCGGCATCGGCTCGGCCGGCCTGCCGTCGTACAACATCCTGCTCGAGGGCAACAGCGACGCCCTGGAGAACGACGTGGTGATCTACATGAAGCAGGCGCAGACCCCGGCGGTCTCCCGGCACATCACCGATCCCGCGGTGCGCGGTTACTTCCAGCACGAGGGCCACCGCACGGTCATCTCCCAGCGGGCGCTGCAGGACCACGCCGACCCGTGGCTGGGCTGGACCGAGCTGGACGGCGCCGGCCAGCTGGTCGCCGAGATCTCGCCGTACGCGGTCGACCTGGACTGGTCGGACATCGACGACCCGGAGGAGATCTCCGCCGTCGTCGCCGACCTGGGGCGGGCGACGGCCACGATGCACGCCGCGGCCGACGACGAGAGCGGCCACTCCCTGGTGCCCTTCTCGACCGAGCGGGCCATCGACGCGGCCATCGCCGCCGACGAGGAGGGCTTCGCGCCGCTGCTGGTGGACTTCGCGCACTCCTACGGCGCCCGGGCCCGCGCCGACCACCAGATCTTCGTGGACCTCTTCCGCAACGGCCGGATCCCCGGCCTGTAG
- the dnaE gene encoding DNA polymerase III subunit alpha — MAKPPFTHLHVHTQYSLLDGAARLSDMFKAANEMGMTHIAMSDHGNLHGAYDFFHSAQKAGVTPIIGIEAYVAPESRRNKRKIQWGQPHQKRDDVSGSGGYTHKTIWAANKTGLHNLFRLSSDAYAEGWLQKWPRMDKETIAQWSEGLIASTGCPSGELQTRLRLGQYEEARKAAGEYQDIFGKDRYFLELMDHGIEIERRVRDDLLKIGKELGIPPLVTNDSHYTYAHESTAHDALLCIQTGKNLSDPDRFRFDGTGYYLKSTEEMYAIDSSDAWQEGCANTRLVADQIDITGMFEKRDLMPKFDIPEGFTEVTWFQEEVRRGMQRRFPAGVPEDRQKQAEYEMDVIIQMGFPGYFLVVADFIMWAKNNGIAVGPGRGSAAGSIVAYAMGITDLDPIEHGLIFERFLNPERVSMPDVDIDFDERRRVEVIRYVTEKYGADKVAMIGTYGKIKAKNAIKDSARVLGYPYAMGDRLTKAMPADVLGKGIDLDGITNPSHPRYSEAGEIRGMYENEPDVKKVIDTAKGVEGLVRQMGVHAAGVIMSSEPIVDHAPVWVRHTDNVTITQWDYPQCESLGLLKMDFLGLRNLTIMDDAVKMVKKNKGVELELLSVPLDDPKTYEMLCRGDTLGVFQFDGGPMRSLLRLMKPDNFEDISAVSALYRPGPMGMDSHTNYALRKNGLQEITPIHPELEEPLKEVLGLTYGLIVYQEQVQKAAQIIAGYSLGEADILRRVMGKKKPEELAKNFVLFQEGAKKKGFSDQAIQALWDVLVPFAGYAFNKAHSSAYGLVTYWTAYLKANYPAEYMSALLTSVRDDKDKSAVYLNECRRMGIKVLPPNVNESEANFAAQGDDVILFGLTAVRNVGQNVVDSIIRCRKAKGKYSSFPDYLDKVDAVVCNKRTTESLIKAGAFDEMGHTRKGLTAHYEPMIDNVVQVKRKEAEGQFDLFGGMGDDSADEGPGFGLDVEFSDIEWDKTYLLAQEREMLGLYVSDHPLFGLEHVLSDKADAAIAQLTGGDYSDGSIVTIGGIISGLQRKMTKQGNAWAIATVEDLAGSIDCMFFPATYQLVSTQLVEDTVVFVKGRLDKREDIPRLVAMEMMVPDLSEAGTNAPVTITIPTVKVTPPMVEKLGEVLSSHRGSTEVRIKLQGARKTTVLRLDRHRVTPDPSLFGDLKVLLGPSCLAG, encoded by the coding sequence GTGGCCAAGCCGCCGTTCACGCATCTGCATGTCCACACCCAGTACTCGCTGCTGGACGGTGCGGCGCGGCTGTCGGACATGTTCAAGGCGGCCAACGAGATGGGCATGACGCACATCGCGATGTCCGACCACGGCAACCTCCACGGCGCCTACGACTTCTTCCACTCGGCGCAGAAGGCCGGGGTCACGCCGATCATCGGGATCGAGGCGTACGTGGCGCCCGAGTCGCGGCGCAACAAGCGCAAGATCCAGTGGGGCCAGCCGCACCAGAAGCGCGACGACGTCTCCGGTTCCGGTGGCTACACGCACAAGACGATCTGGGCGGCGAACAAGACCGGTCTGCACAACCTCTTCCGGCTGTCCTCCGACGCGTACGCCGAGGGCTGGCTCCAGAAGTGGCCCCGGATGGACAAGGAGACCATCGCCCAGTGGTCGGAGGGCCTGATCGCCTCCACCGGCTGCCCGTCCGGTGAGCTGCAGACCCGGCTGCGGCTGGGCCAGTACGAGGAGGCGCGCAAGGCCGCCGGCGAGTACCAGGACATCTTCGGCAAGGACCGGTACTTCCTGGAGCTGATGGACCACGGCATCGAGATCGAGCGCCGGGTCCGCGACGACCTGCTGAAGATCGGCAAGGAACTGGGCATCCCGCCGCTGGTGACCAACGACTCGCACTACACCTACGCGCACGAGTCGACGGCGCACGACGCGCTGCTGTGCATCCAGACCGGCAAGAACCTCTCCGACCCCGACCGCTTCCGGTTCGACGGCACGGGCTACTACCTGAAGTCCACGGAGGAGATGTACGCCATCGACTCCTCGGACGCCTGGCAGGAGGGCTGCGCCAACACCCGGCTCGTCGCCGACCAGATCGACATCACCGGGATGTTCGAGAAGCGCGACCTGATGCCCAAGTTCGACATCCCGGAGGGCTTCACCGAGGTCACCTGGTTCCAGGAGGAGGTGCGGCGCGGCATGCAGCGCCGCTTCCCCGCCGGCGTCCCCGAGGACCGCCAGAAGCAGGCCGAGTACGAGATGGACGTCATCATCCAGATGGGGTTCCCGGGCTACTTCCTCGTCGTCGCCGACTTCATCATGTGGGCCAAGAACAACGGCATCGCGGTCGGCCCCGGCCGTGGCTCCGCGGCCGGTTCGATCGTGGCGTACGCCATGGGCATCACCGACCTCGACCCGATCGAGCACGGGCTGATCTTCGAGCGGTTCCTCAACCCCGAGCGCGTGTCCATGCCCGATGTCGACATCGACTTCGACGAGCGCCGGCGCGTCGAGGTCATCCGGTACGTCACGGAGAAGTACGGCGCCGACAAGGTCGCCATGATCGGCACCTACGGCAAGATCAAGGCGAAGAACGCCATCAAGGACTCCGCGCGCGTCCTGGGCTACCCGTACGCGATGGGCGACCGGCTCACCAAGGCCATGCCCGCCGACGTCCTCGGCAAGGGCATCGACCTCGACGGCATCACCAACCCCAGCCACCCGCGCTACAGCGAGGCGGGCGAGATCCGGGGGATGTACGAGAACGAACCCGACGTCAAGAAGGTCATCGACACCGCCAAGGGCGTCGAGGGCCTGGTGCGGCAGATGGGTGTGCACGCGGCCGGCGTGATCATGTCCAGCGAGCCCATCGTCGACCACGCCCCGGTCTGGGTCAGGCACACCGACAACGTCACCATCACGCAGTGGGACTACCCCCAGTGCGAGTCGCTGGGCCTGCTGAAGATGGACTTCCTGGGCCTGCGCAACCTCACCATCATGGACGACGCCGTCAAGATGGTGAAGAAGAACAAGGGCGTCGAGCTGGAACTGCTCTCCGTCCCGCTGGACGACCCCAAGACGTACGAGATGCTCTGCCGCGGTGACACGCTCGGCGTGTTCCAGTTCGACGGCGGCCCGATGCGCTCGCTGCTGCGGCTGATGAAGCCCGACAACTTCGAGGACATTTCCGCCGTCTCGGCCCTGTACCGCCCGGGCCCGATGGGCATGGACTCGCACACCAACTACGCGCTGCGCAAGAACGGCCTCCAGGAGATCACCCCGATCCACCCGGAGCTGGAGGAGCCCCTCAAGGAGGTCCTCGGCCTCACCTACGGCCTGATCGTCTACCAGGAGCAGGTGCAGAAGGCCGCCCAGATCATCGCCGGGTACTCCCTCGGCGAGGCCGACATCCTCCGCCGCGTCATGGGCAAGAAGAAGCCCGAGGAACTGGCGAAGAACTTCGTGCTCTTCCAGGAGGGCGCGAAGAAGAAGGGCTTCTCCGACCAGGCCATCCAGGCGCTGTGGGACGTCCTGGTCCCGTTCGCCGGCTACGCCTTCAACAAGGCGCACTCCTCCGCGTACGGCCTGGTCACGTACTGGACCGCCTACCTCAAGGCCAACTACCCGGCCGAGTACATGTCCGCGCTGCTGACCTCCGTGCGCGACGACAAGGACAAGTCGGCGGTCTATCTGAACGAGTGCCGGCGCATGGGCATCAAGGTGCTCCCGCCGAACGTCAACGAGTCCGAGGCCAACTTCGCGGCCCAGGGCGACGACGTGATCCTCTTCGGCCTCACCGCGGTCCGCAACGTCGGCCAGAACGTGGTCGACTCGATCATCCGCTGCCGCAAGGCCAAGGGGAAGTACTCCTCCTTCCCCGACTACCTCGACAAGGTCGACGCGGTCGTCTGCAACAAGCGCACCACCGAATCGCTGATCAAGGCCGGCGCGTTCGACGAGATGGGCCACACCCGCAAGGGCCTGACGGCGCACTACGAACCGATGATCGACAACGTCGTCCAGGTCAAGCGCAAGGAGGCCGAGGGGCAGTTCGACCTCTTCGGCGGCATGGGCGACGACAGTGCGGACGAGGGCCCCGGCTTCGGTCTGGACGTGGAGTTCTCCGACATCGAGTGGGACAAGACCTACCTCCTCGCCCAGGAGCGGGAGATGCTCGGCCTCTACGTCTCCGACCACCCGCTCTTCGGGCTGGAGCACGTGCTGTCCGACAAGGCGGACGCCGCCATCGCCCAGCTCACCGGCGGCGACTACTCCGACGGCTCGATCGTCACCATCGGCGGCATCATCTCCGGCCTCCAGCGGAAGATGACCAAGCAGGGCAACGCCTGGGCCATCGCCACCGTCGAGGACCTGGCCGGCTCCATCGACTGCATGTTCTTCCCGGCGACCTACCAGCTGGTGTCCACCCAACTCGTCGAGGACACCGTGGTGTTCGTCAAGGGCCGCCTCGACAAGCGCGAGGACATCCCGCGGCTGGTCGCCATGGAGATGATGGTTCCCGACCTCTCGGAGGCCGGCACCAACGCCCCGGTGACGATCACCATTCCGACGGTGAAGGTCACCCCGCCGATGGTCGAGAAGCTCGGTGAGGTGCTCAGCAGCCACCGCGGTTCGACGGAGGTGCGGATCAAGCTCCAGGGAGCGCGCAAGACCACCGTGCTGCGGCTGGACCGGCACCGGGTCACGCCCGACCCGTCCCTGTTCGGCGATCTCAAGGTGCTGCTCGGCCCGTCCTGCCTGGCGGGCTGA
- a CDS encoding NYN domain-containing protein, with product MDRCVVLVDAGYLLGAAASLLAGEPARSRITVDHAALIQGLRQRAEADTERPLLRIYWFDGAPDRVPQPEHRRLRVMPRVTVRLGALTRSDGRWAQKGVDAAMHAELTELARNRACSDIVLVTGDGDLLPGLMSAKEHGVAVHLWAVQAADGDYNQSEDLVAEADERRVLDRSWITRAVRAKELGGPCASPPAPRPEIAAILSAPLPESAVAAAAAAAASSSGGPESGARGHEGNGAVNGTGHAAAADGVRADGAEPGAPAGKGVPTPKDLAGLGRDRAAGQGAAGNGAQPAAGATLRWSSDKGWVERGGPLGEPAETAGLPTLAQLTSAEQRWADREEDITAVGGDPFEVGQVFARRWTERLSDPVHLQQLSTEYPRIPHRIDGELLRYAARFGLLAHKDDQIDEHDRYAIRAGFWREVDLRTAAEHAPAGD from the coding sequence GTGGATCGCTGTGTCGTCCTCGTGGACGCCGGGTATTTGCTCGGCGCCGCCGCGAGCCTGCTCGCCGGAGAGCCCGCCCGTTCCCGGATCACGGTCGATCACGCCGCCCTCATCCAGGGCCTGCGCCAGCGCGCCGAGGCGGACACCGAACGTCCGCTGCTGCGCATCTACTGGTTCGACGGCGCCCCGGACCGCGTCCCCCAGCCCGAGCACCGCCGGCTGCGGGTGATGCCCCGGGTCACCGTCCGGCTGGGCGCTCTGACCCGCAGCGACGGCCGCTGGGCGCAGAAGGGCGTGGACGCCGCGATGCACGCCGAGCTGACCGAGCTCGCCCGCAACCGCGCCTGCTCCGACATCGTCCTGGTGACCGGCGACGGCGATCTGCTGCCGGGCCTGATGTCGGCGAAGGAGCACGGCGTCGCCGTCCACCTGTGGGCCGTCCAGGCCGCCGACGGCGACTACAACCAGTCCGAGGACCTGGTCGCCGAGGCCGATGAGCGCCGGGTGCTCGACCGCAGCTGGATCACCCGCGCGGTGCGCGCCAAGGAGCTCGGCGGGCCCTGCGCCTCGCCGCCCGCGCCCCGCCCCGAGATCGCCGCGATCCTCTCCGCGCCGCTGCCCGAGTCCGCGGTGGCGGCCGCCGCGGCCGCGGCGGCCTCCTCCTCCGGTGGCCCGGAGTCCGGCGCCCGCGGCCATGAGGGCAACGGCGCGGTCAACGGGACCGGGCACGCCGCGGCCGCCGACGGTGTCCGGGCGGACGGCGCCGAGCCGGGCGCCCCCGCCGGGAAGGGCGTCCCCACCCCCAAGGACCTCGCCGGACTCGGCCGGGACCGCGCCGCCGGCCAGGGCGCGGCCGGCAACGGCGCCCAGCCCGCGGCCGGCGCCACCCTGCGCTGGTCCTCCGACAAGGGCTGGGTCGAGCGCGGCGGCCCGCTCGGCGAGCCCGCCGAGACCGCCGGCTTGCCCACCCTCGCCCAGCTCACCAGTGCCGAGCAGCGCTGGGCCGACCGCGAGGAGGACATCACCGCGGTCGGCGGCGACCCCTTCGAGGTCGGCCAGGTCTTCGCCCGCCGCTGGACCGAGCGGCTCTCCGACCCGGTCCACCTCCAGCAGCTGTCGACCGAGTACCCGCGCATCCCGCACCGCATCGACGGTGAACTGCTGCGCTACGCCGCCCGGTTCGGGCTGCTCGCCCACAAGGACGACCAGATCGACGAGCACGACCGCTACGCGATCCGGGCCGGGTTCTGGCGCGAGGTCGATCTGCGGACGGCCGCCGAGCACGCCCCGGCCGGCGACTGA
- a CDS encoding ABC transporter ATP-binding protein, producing the protein MCAVRDLVKTYPAMRGRRGAAQAPAVRANDGITLDVHRGEIFGLLGPNGAGKSTLVRQLTGLLRPDSGSIAVLGHDLVRHPERAARLLGYLGQESTALDEMTVALAVETTGRLRGLAARAARAERDAVVEELGLTDLAGRALKKLSGGQRRLACVATALIGERPLLVLDEPTTGMDPVARRAVWAAVDRRRAERGATVVLVTHNVLEAESVLDRVAVIDRGRVIACDTPGGLKDRVSDEVRLELVWRDRPPLDVPEVAALEPAARVSGRRWTLRLPADRARAAVAAVTAGPAFAALDDFTLATPSLEDVYLALGGRGEGLVKA; encoded by the coding sequence GTGTGCGCCGTGCGGGACCTGGTCAAGACGTACCCCGCGATGCGCGGGCGCCGCGGTGCGGCACAGGCGCCCGCCGTACGGGCCAACGACGGCATCACGCTGGACGTACACCGCGGCGAGATCTTCGGGCTGCTCGGCCCCAACGGCGCCGGCAAGTCCACCCTGGTCCGGCAGCTGACCGGGCTGCTGCGCCCGGATTCCGGCAGCATCGCCGTACTGGGCCACGACCTGGTGCGCCACCCGGAGCGGGCCGCCCGGCTGCTCGGCTACCTGGGGCAGGAGTCCACCGCCCTGGACGAGATGACGGTCGCCCTCGCCGTGGAGACCACCGGCCGGCTGCGCGGCCTGGCCGCCCGGGCGGCGCGCGCCGAGCGGGACGCGGTGGTCGAGGAGCTGGGCCTCACCGACCTCGCGGGCCGGGCACTGAAGAAGCTGTCCGGCGGGCAGCGGCGGCTGGCCTGCGTCGCCACCGCGCTGATCGGTGAGCGTCCGCTGCTGGTGCTGGACGAGCCCACCACCGGCATGGACCCGGTCGCGCGGCGCGCCGTGTGGGCGGCGGTGGACCGGCGCCGGGCGGAGCGCGGTGCGACGGTGGTGCTGGTGACCCACAACGTGCTGGAGGCCGAGAGCGTGCTCGACCGGGTCGCGGTGATCGACCGCGGCCGGGTGATCGCCTGTGACACGCCCGGCGGCCTGAAGGACAGGGTGAGCGACGAGGTCCGGCTGGAGCTGGTCTGGCGCGACCGCCCGCCGCTGGACGTCCCCGAGGTCGCCGCGCTGGAACCGGCCGCCCGGGTCTCCGGCCGCCGCTGGACCCTGCGCCTGCCCGCCGACCGGGCCCGCGCCGCCGTCGCCGCGGTCACCGCGGGCCCCGCCTTCGCGGCCCTCGACGACTTCACCCTGGCCACGCCGAGCCTGGAGGACGTCTACCTGGCGCTGGGCGGGCGGGGCGAGGGACTGGTGAAGGCGTGA
- a CDS encoding ABC transporter permease encodes MSVVSAQAVAGASPGAGAWPEDGAAPLAPRARFGPALGAVYRAQLSRARVARIPLLFVATFQSIGIMVLLRGVVDGGDPARSVVSGSSVLVVAFVALNLLAQYFGQLRAGGGLDHYATLPVPPAAVVLGAAGAYASFTVPGTIVTAVTGCVLFQLPMANLWVLAAVLPLAGAALAGLGAALGLLAPRPELATLCGQLGMSAALLLGVLPAARMPAVVGWARDLLPSTYGVEALARSFDPHPDWAAVAADLGVCAAVGVLSLAVATWAYRRAAAR; translated from the coding sequence GTGAGTGTCGTTTCCGCGCAGGCGGTGGCCGGGGCGTCCCCGGGTGCCGGGGCGTGGCCCGAGGACGGGGCCGCCCCGCTGGCACCGCGCGCCCGCTTCGGCCCGGCGCTCGGCGCCGTCTACCGCGCCCAGCTCTCCCGGGCCCGGGTGGCCCGCATCCCGCTGCTGTTCGTCGCCACCTTCCAGTCCATCGGGATCATGGTCCTGCTGCGCGGGGTCGTGGACGGCGGTGACCCGGCGCGGTCCGTCGTCTCCGGCTCCAGCGTCCTGGTCGTCGCCTTCGTGGCGCTCAACCTGCTCGCCCAGTACTTCGGCCAGCTGCGGGCCGGCGGCGGACTCGACCACTACGCGACGCTGCCCGTGCCGCCGGCCGCCGTGGTGCTCGGCGCGGCCGGCGCGTACGCCTCCTTCACCGTGCCCGGGACGATCGTCACCGCCGTCACCGGCTGTGTGCTCTTCCAGCTGCCGATGGCCAACCTCTGGGTGCTGGCGGCCGTCCTCCCGCTCGCCGGAGCCGCGCTGGCCGGTCTGGGCGCGGCCCTCGGACTGCTCGCCCCGCGCCCCGAACTCGCCACGCTCTGCGGCCAGTTGGGCATGTCGGCGGCGCTGCTGCTGGGCGTGCTGCCGGCCGCGCGGATGCCCGCGGTGGTGGGCTGGGCGCGCGATCTGCTGCCGTCGACCTACGGCGTGGAGGCGCTGGCCCGCAGCTTCGACCCGCACCCGGACTGGGCCGCCGTCGCCGCCGACCTGGGTGTCTGCGCGGCCGTCGGCGTGCTCTCGCTGGCCGTCGCGACCTGGGCCTACCGGCGGGCGGCCGCCCGATGA
- a CDS encoding ABC transporter permease, protein MTAPLTPPDNQPPEEPQHPEAAPTGHGSAAEHGGLLGPEAGRELREAALIALGVAVSGVLLGVLWNWLAPHVPLIADTRNVYLKNTEGEEAIGADGTFVLLSLGFGVLTTAAVFLFRRRGGIPLVVALVLGGLLGAALGWLTGMWLGPTADVVAHAKQAGPGVTFDGPLRLQAKGALLAWPIAAMLTQLALTGLFGPRDPEPEVPDWSGHDDGRYDAEARPDGPHGQEPPPAG, encoded by the coding sequence GTGACCGCACCGCTGACGCCCCCCGACAACCAACCGCCCGAAGAGCCGCAGCACCCCGAGGCCGCGCCCACGGGCCACGGCAGCGCCGCCGAGCACGGCGGTCTGCTCGGCCCCGAAGCGGGCCGGGAGCTGCGTGAGGCCGCGCTGATCGCGCTCGGGGTCGCGGTGAGCGGCGTCCTGCTGGGTGTGCTGTGGAACTGGCTCGCCCCGCACGTCCCGCTGATCGCGGACACCCGCAACGTCTACCTCAAGAACACCGAGGGCGAGGAGGCGATCGGCGCCGACGGCACCTTCGTCCTGCTGTCGCTGGGCTTCGGCGTCCTCACCACGGCGGCGGTCTTCCTGTTCCGCCGGCGCGGCGGGATCCCGCTGGTCGTGGCGCTCGTCCTGGGCGGACTGCTCGGCGCGGCGCTGGGCTGGCTGACCGGGATGTGGCTGGGCCCCACCGCGGACGTGGTCGCGCACGCCAAGCAGGCCGGCCCCGGCGTGACCTTCGACGGTCCGCTGCGCCTCCAGGCCAAGGGGGCGCTGCTGGCCTGGCCGATCGCCGCGATGCTGACGCAGCTGGCGCTGACCGGGCTGTTCGGCCCGCGTGACCCGGAGCCGGAGGTTCCGGACTGGTCCGGCCACGACGACGGCCGGTACGACGCCGAAGCCCGCCCCGACGGCCCCCACGGGCAGGAACCGCCGCCCGCGGGCTGA